A DNA window from Coffea arabica cultivar ET-39 chromosome 6c, Coffea Arabica ET-39 HiFi, whole genome shotgun sequence contains the following coding sequences:
- the LOC113693861 gene encoding zinc finger protein CONSTANS-LIKE 5: MGRVAEDGGGTGVVANNRGVPAAWGLVAKPCDCCSSAAALLFCRTDSLFMCMTCDSKMHATNKIGSRHERVWMCEVCEQAPASVTCKADAAALCVTCDRDIHSANPLARRHERSPVVPFYDTAESVVKSTAATLLVPLPPPAVDNSSNTGANNTVNDTCHGHDAKMTTCFAHESYMSDPWISSNPMNSKLPTDAPEFKSVEFLFSDSDNYLDFDYRISSGARIQQHYTSSGTDGVVPVQTTKPPILPAQLPGHHEPSEKHFEIDFTKSHISSYTPSYTSHSLSQSVSSSSLDVGVVPDGSSVSEISYPFGRNLSGSTADLSGSSSGGNNQGSQLPGMDREARVLRYREKRKNRKFEKTIRYASRKAYAETRPRIKGRFAKRAEAIESEIDQMFTCPGSAAFFPESRYGVVPSF; the protein is encoded by the exons ATGGGGAGAGTAGCAGAAGACGGTGGTGGCACTGGTGTCGTAGCCAATAACAGGGGCGTCCCGGCTGCTTGGGGATTGGTGGCTAAGCCTTGTGACTGTTGCAGTTCCGCCGCGGCTTTGCTCTTCTGCCGGACGGATTCACTTTTTATGTGCATGACTTGTGACTCTAAGATGCATGCCACCAACAAAATTGGGTCGAGGCACGAGCGGGTGTGGATGTGTGAGGTGTGTGAGCAAGCGCCCGCCAGCGTCACGTGCAAGGCAGACGCGGCCGCGCTGTGCGTCACTTGTGACCGTGATATTCACTCCGCCAACCCTCTAGCCCGCCGCCACGAGCGGTCCCCGGTGGTCCCTTTTTATGACACCGCCGAGTCCGTGGTGAAGTCCACGGCCGCTACTTTATTGGTTCCGCTCCCACCACCAGCCGTTGACAATTCCTCCAACACCGGCGCCAATAACACGGTCAACGATACATGTCACGGCCACGATGCGAAAATGACCACGTGCTTTGCACATGAAAGTTATATGTCTGATCCGTGGATTTCATCAAATCCAATGAATTCCAAACTTCCAACTGATGCTCCCGAATTCAAATCAGTGGAGTTTCTTTTCTCTGACTCGGACAACTACCTGGATTTTGATTACCGAATTTCATCGGGAGCTCGAATTCAACAGCATTATACTAGTTCCGGAACTGATGGGGTTGTCCCAGTCCAGACAACCAAACCTCCAATTCTCCCTGCTCAACTGCCGGGCCATCATGAGCCGTCCGAAAAACACTTCGAAATTGACTTCACTAAATCGCACATCAGTTCATATACTCCCAGCTACACTTCCCACTCCTTGAGCCAGAGT GTTTCATCCTCGTCTTTGGATGTCGGAGTGGTGCCGGACGGAAGTTCTGTGTCCGAAATCTCGTACCCATTTGGGCGAAATTTGAGCGGCAGTACTGCTGATTTGAGCGGTTCATCATCCGGGGGAAATAATCAAGGATCCCAGTTGCCCGGAATGGACAGAGAAGCAAGAGTTTTGAGGTACAGGGAGAAGAGGAAGAACAGGAAATTTGAGAAGACAATACGTTACGCTTCAAGAAAGGCCTATGCTGAGACGAGGCCAAGGATTAAAGGGCGGTTTGCAAAGAGGGCTGAAGCAATCGAGTCTGAGATTGATCAGATGTTTACTTGTCCTGGCTCCGCTGCCTTCTTTCCTGAGTCAAGATACGGTGTCGTGCCATCCTTCTGA